A genomic stretch from Deltaproteobacteria bacterium includes:
- a CDS encoding diguanylate cyclase, whose amino-acid sequence MEKPGDHRNIPFTDETPETYMPRMQFFIRLLMGLLAGIYYYFIPIPPLILSVGQILFIVAGYYIFHLFWWWHYRHRGVGKFMISLGSCVDLAGAVLAFTLDPFIMPPMALMIVVAVLGNGIQHGLTIFVQSMLGGLVFGGGACVIRLYVLPHWPSYETHFYLLLIVVSIFYSYMLVRRIESMKQQAVEISEIDGLTGLLNRRAFVKAAEYLLYLHERTNISLVFVFADLDHFKAVNDEWGHTMGDQVLRRFSDLVRSRLRKTDITARYGGDEFVFIMTNTTVQSAECVTAQLRNEFTKWARNRGLRVGVSFGLGPVPEGKIELDEMLRRVDSALYEEKKRQNSVGT is encoded by the coding sequence GTGGAAAAACCTGGTGATCACAGAAACATTCCCTTCACCGACGAAACCCCGGAAACGTACATGCCCCGCATGCAGTTCTTCATACGCCTGCTGATGGGGCTATTGGCAGGAATCTACTACTACTTCATCCCGATCCCACCCCTGATACTTTCTGTCGGGCAGATCCTGTTCATTGTCGCCGGTTACTATATTTTCCATTTATTCTGGTGGTGGCATTACCGTCACCGCGGTGTTGGAAAATTTATGATCAGCCTGGGTTCATGTGTGGACCTCGCAGGAGCGGTCCTTGCGTTCACGCTGGACCCCTTCATCATGCCGCCCATGGCATTGATGATCGTTGTCGCCGTACTGGGGAACGGGATCCAGCACGGTCTCACCATATTCGTGCAATCCATGCTGGGAGGGCTGGTCTTTGGAGGGGGTGCCTGCGTCATCCGCCTGTATGTTCTGCCGCACTGGCCGTCCTACGAGACACATTTTTACCTTCTGCTCATAGTCGTGAGCATCTTTTATTCCTATATGCTGGTGCGAAGAATTGAATCCATGAAGCAGCAGGCCGTCGAGATCAGCGAGATAGATGGACTGACGGGGCTTCTGAATCGGCGGGCCTTCGTCAAGGCAGCGGAATATCTGCTGTACCTGCATGAACGGACGAACATCTCTCTGGTTTTCGTGTTTGCCGATCTCGATCACTTCAAGGCGGTCAATGACGAATGGGGTCATACCATGGGAGACCAGGTTCTCCGGCGATTTTCGGATCTCGTTCGATCACGGTTGCGCAAGACCGATATCACGGCTCGATACGGCGGTGATGAGTTCGTTTTCATCATGACGAATACCACTGTTCAAAGTGCCGAGTGCGTGACCGCCCAGCTCCGTAATGAATTCACGAAATGGGCTCGGAACAGGGGCCTGCGGGTCGGGGTCAGTTTCGGGCTTGGCCCGGTTCCTGAGGGGAAAATTGAGCTTGATGAAATGTTACGCCGTGTTGATTCAGCCCTTTATGAGGAGAAAAAAAGACAGAACAGCGTCGGGACATAA
- a CDS encoding DUF493 domain-containing protein, producing MVKKPDLEYPCRWRYTIVGSDREGMERAVACIISGKPHILTLSRKSEKGTYCSLRLETTVDSEAHRLKIYEALRDHPLVRVVL from the coding sequence ATGGTAAAGAAACCTGACCTTGAATATCCCTGCAGATGGCGATATACCATCGTGGGTTCGGACCGCGAAGGAATGGAACGGGCCGTCGCCTGCATCATATCCGGAAAACCCCATATCCTGACCCTGTCAAGAAAGAGCGAAAAAGGAACATACTGTTCTCTGCGTCTTGAAACGACCGTCGACAGTGAAGCTCATCGTCTGAAGATTTATGAGGCGCTGCGTGATCACCCGCTGGTGCGTGTCGTCCTTTAA
- a CDS encoding AtpZ/AtpI family protein: protein YAGILKISVWSFTIVIASFLFLLAGCWVDTKLGTQPMFTFGLFMLGTMLSIGRLYWDAWTEMKKQ from the coding sequence CTACGCCGGCATCCTCAAGATCAGCGTCTGGAGCTTCACCATCGTCATCGCCTCCTTCCTCTTCCTGCTGGCCGGCTGCTGGGTGGACACGAAGCTGGGTACGCAGCCCATGTTCACCTTCGGGCTCTTCATGCTGGGCACCATGCTCTCCATCGGCCGCCTCTACTGGGACGCCTGGACTGAAATGAAAAAACAGTGA
- a CDS encoding HD domain-containing protein — protein MERLKNYVVLHFEQFFVLIALISIVYINYFIPYKLAFLSFYFLPVLIAGYYLDHRRAILGAFLCIVMAAFYAYVEPESFIMSSEPFDIGLYIFIWGAFLILTGALIGVLQQKLKQEIYQRIMLKDELSESRETLTNVTRELIEQSERLEEEVEKRTEHLQKAKIAIEDHKEKVEEALYSTMDPTVAKLIIEKRLRTEKRNLSIMFADLRSFTEYSEEKAAGLVVTELNRYFGIMERVLLSYRAHIDKYMGDGIMAEFGAPMDYDRHPILAVMAGLKMQEAHRQHGFPWEMRIGIATGEAIIGLIGQNRQAYTALGDVVNMANRIEEVCRPGVVTIDESTYGHVRRFFNTEIRTVQSISRISDPQLAREIEECLSVLEQEPNNVMVLKEAGFLLMSVDDPVQARHYLKSALELDPSDDALKVSFAECSLKIEELQSVTLRGKRRRLHLYEVSGIKDPLLDRNKIPQGIWDAYIDKFNRLGNFPEDIILPVEALDGTIGHSRVVGFLSYAIADSMNLPDKDKVDIALGGYLCDIGKTIVPHHILNRTGSLSREEFEEVKKHCREGVRVLKTMGFENETTFQSILYHHECYDGSGYTEGMAGEDIPIGARIVCVADSYDALTSWRPYRNAWDYTFALSLLGKESGKKKYDPQVMESLEKLLTV, from the coding sequence ATGGAAAGGCTTAAAAATTATGTAGTGCTGCATTTTGAACAGTTTTTTGTTCTTATTGCACTTATCAGTATCGTCTATATTAATTATTTTATTCCCTACAAACTTGCTTTTTTGAGTTTTTACTTCCTTCCCGTCCTTATCGCCGGTTATTATCTTGATCATCGCCGCGCCATTTTAGGGGCCTTCCTGTGCATAGTCATGGCTGCCTTTTATGCCTATGTCGAACCGGAGTCCTTCATCATGAGTTCCGAGCCCTTTGACATCGGCCTCTATATTTTTATCTGGGGGGCCTTTCTGATTCTTACGGGTGCCCTGATTGGGGTTCTGCAGCAGAAATTGAAGCAGGAAATCTATCAGCGCATAATGCTGAAGGATGAACTGAGTGAAAGCCGGGAAACCCTGACCAACGTGACCCGGGAATTGATAGAACAAAGCGAACGCCTTGAAGAAGAGGTTGAAAAACGAACAGAGCACCTGCAGAAGGCAAAGATCGCCATCGAGGATCACAAGGAAAAGGTCGAAGAAGCCCTGTATTCCACCATGGACCCCACGGTGGCAAAGTTGATCATTGAAAAACGGTTGAGAACGGAAAAAAGAAATCTCAGCATCATGTTTGCCGATCTCCGGTCCTTCACGGAGTATTCCGAAGAGAAGGCGGCGGGGCTCGTTGTTACGGAACTGAATCGCTATTTCGGTATCATGGAACGGGTCCTGTTGAGTTACCGGGCCCACATAGACAAGTACATGGGAGACGGGATTATGGCGGAGTTCGGTGCTCCCATGGATTATGACCGGCACCCCATCCTGGCGGTCATGGCTGGACTGAAGATGCAGGAAGCTCATCGACAGCATGGATTTCCCTGGGAGATGCGTATCGGTATCGCGACGGGCGAGGCGATAATCGGCCTGATCGGTCAGAATCGTCAAGCCTATACAGCCCTGGGCGATGTTGTGAACATGGCGAACCGGATAGAAGAGGTCTGTCGTCCCGGTGTCGTTACGATTGATGAGTCAACCTACGGCCATGTGCGCCGCTTTTTCAATACGGAGATCAGAACCGTCCAGAGTATATCACGCATCAGCGATCCCCAGTTGGCCAGGGAAATCGAGGAATGCCTGTCCGTCCTGGAACAGGAGCCTAATAATGTAATGGTATTGAAAGAGGCGGGATTTCTTCTGATGAGCGTCGATGACCCCGTGCAGGCCAGGCACTACCTGAAGAGCGCCCTTGAACTGGATCCGTCGGATGATGCGCTGAAAGTTTCCTTTGCCGAATGCTCTCTCAAGATAGAAGAATTGCAATCGGTGACGCTCAGGGGGAAACGGCGGCGGCTGCACCTTTATGAAGTGAGCGGCATCAAGGACCCGCTTTTGGACAGGAACAAGATTCCCCAGGGGATCTGGGACGCCTATATTGATAAATTCAATCGCCTGGGTAACTTTCCCGAAGACATCATCCTGCCCGTCGAGGCCCTTGACGGTACGATAGGCCACTCCCGGGTCGTCGGATTTCTTTCCTACGCCATAGCGGATAGCATGAACCTACCTGACAAGGACAAGGTGGATATCGCCCTCGGCGGGTATCTCTGTGATATCGGAAAGACCATCGTTCCTCACCACATACTGAATCGAACGGGTTCGCTGAGCCGCGAGGAATTCGAGGAGGTCAAGAAACACTGCCGTGAAGGTGTTCGCGTTCTCAAGACCATGGGATTTGAGAACGAGACGACCTTTCAATCCATTCTCTATCACCACGAGTGCTATGACGGTTCGGGATATACGGAAGGAATGGCGGGTGAGGATATCCCCATCGGGGCCCGAATAGTATGTGTCGCCGATTCATATGACGCCCTGACATCATGGCGCCCCTACCGGAATGCCTGGGATTACACGTTCGCCCTGTCGCTGCTTGGAAAAGAATCCGGTAAAAAGAAATACGATCCCCAGGTCATGGAATCACTGGAAAAATTACTGACCGTGTGA